The Acetivibrio saccincola genome window below encodes:
- a CDS encoding S41 family peptidase: MLSKNKAQKKFKKEMRKILKKKEKEIGYSPYPFSDDNFYYQNDASFAKKLKNFISYGLILLMVVFVIYCISSLFVDYTDKMYSSFQNENYEDTIKYSEKLLKNNPAHYDALAYKGVSYRLLGNFQKSLEVFQTAIEFYPDNIDILNELAYCNYSLGYHYKALEYYNQVLKFDAKNVEALYWKGHTLLELFEYDEALESVDSLLRLGYNHTEVYNLKGLLFFNQNKYKAAIESFDKAIKADYETYSVYEDAHLNKIYTLFSQKDLKGCIEFCESIQEEFPHNTDILYYMGDCYSLMGEYQKAIKCYAKASRADPENSWLVAEIAMQLYYLQEYTASKIYAQRTIDKDPENLLARELLKKLEETDLPEAERIVNFVKENYLYLDKVEDFDTKAEKFMSKDKVEYQDIYEFIESIRIEDDLFTFFIWGEYYDEYIDEIEKDDIEYKMLGENYHYLRFDSFTRGISGKFTNTIKNISSTESSNLILDLRDNPGGLLFTATNILDTLLPECISSYTIDRNGYIDTYQTTYDYFPFKHIYLLVNEESASASELVALSLKTYLPNVTIVGRNTFGKGVGQTVFENKENRYIIFLTDSFWNVKETNILGKGVQPDLLVNGTELQDFLNAVMKN, from the coding sequence GTGTTAAGTAAAAATAAAGCTCAAAAAAAATTTAAAAAAGAAATGAGAAAAATTCTAAAAAAGAAAGAAAAAGAAATAGGTTATTCTCCATATCCTTTTTCTGATGACAATTTCTACTATCAAAATGATGCATCCTTTGCCAAAAAATTAAAAAATTTTATTTCATACGGACTTATATTGCTCATGGTTGTTTTTGTAATATACTGCATATCATCGCTATTTGTTGATTATACAGATAAAATGTACTCCTCTTTTCAGAATGAAAACTATGAAGATACCATTAAATATTCCGAAAAACTTCTTAAAAATAATCCGGCCCACTATGATGCACTGGCATATAAGGGTGTTTCTTACCGCCTTTTAGGAAATTTTCAAAAATCTCTGGAAGTTTTTCAAACTGCCATTGAATTTTATCCTGATAACATAGATATTTTAAATGAACTAGCTTATTGTAATTACAGTTTAGGCTACCATTACAAGGCACTGGAATATTACAACCAGGTACTCAAATTTGATGCAAAAAATGTAGAAGCTTTATACTGGAAGGGACATACACTATTAGAGTTATTTGAATATGACGAAGCTTTAGAATCTGTAGATTCCCTTCTCAGACTTGGCTACAACCATACAGAAGTCTACAACTTAAAAGGTCTGCTGTTTTTTAATCAAAATAAATACAAAGCTGCTATTGAAAGTTTTGATAAAGCTATAAAAGCAGATTATGAAACGTATAGTGTATATGAAGATGCTCATCTAAATAAGATATATACTCTTTTTTCACAAAAGGACTTAAAAGGATGTATCGAGTTTTGTGAAAGTATACAAGAGGAATTTCCACATAATACAGATATTCTTTATTATATGGGGGATTGTTATTCTCTTATGGGAGAATACCAGAAGGCCATTAAATGCTATGCAAAAGCCAGCAGAGCAGATCCAGAGAACAGTTGGCTTGTTGCTGAAATTGCCATGCAGCTTTACTATTTACAAGAGTATACGGCTTCTAAGATTTACGCTCAAAGAACAATTGATAAAGATCCTGAAAACTTGTTAGCCCGGGAACTTTTAAAAAAACTTGAAGAAACTGACCTTCCTGAAGCTGAAAGGATTGTAAATTTTGTTAAAGAAAATTATCTTTACTTAGATAAAGTTGAAGACTTTGATACTAAGGCTGAAAAATTTATGTCCAAAGATAAAGTTGAATACCAGGATATTTATGAATTCATAGAATCCATAAGAATAGAAGATGATTTATTTACTTTTTTCATATGGGGAGAATACTACGATGAGTACATAGATGAAATTGAAAAAGATGATATCGAATACAAAATGTTAGGTGAAAATTACCACTACCTGAGATTTGATTCCTTTACCCGGGGAATCTCAGGTAAATTCACCAACACCATAAAAAATATTTCTTCTACTGAAAGCAGCAATTTAATTTTGGATTTAAGAGATAATCCCGGAGGTCTTTTATTTACAGCAACAAATATTTTGGACACTTTGCTTCCTGAATGCATAAGCAGCTATACCATTGACAGAAACGGGTATATAGATACCTATCAAACTACATATGATTATTTTCCCTTTAAACACATATATCTGCTTGTAAATGAGGAATCTGCCAGTGCCTCTGAATTAGTGGCACTGAGCTTAAAAACATACCTGCCTAATGTAACTATTGTCGGCAGGAATACCTTCGGAAAAGGGGTAGGTCAGACTGTATTTGAAAATAAAGAGAATAGATATATAATATTTCTTACAGACTCTTTTTGGAATGTAAAAGAGACAAACATTTTAGGAAAGGGTGTACAGCCTGATCTGCTGGTAAACGGGACTGAACTTCAAGATTTTTTAAATGCAGTCATGAAAAATTAA
- a CDS encoding oxidoreductase — protein MSRLLAQKGKIGNVEIKNRMVMAAMGDLIANPDGTVSDAAIAYYGARSKGGIGLIITGIVRINDTDGAAGPNQLSLADDKYIPRFKLLVDEVHKYGAKIFPQIQHSGRQGIAMFTGNDYVLAPSAIPSAITKQPTRALTIEQIHQLVGQFGDAARRAMEAGADGVEIHAAHGYLINQFLSPFSNKRTDEYGGSFENRMRFLLEIMRDVRAKTQNKIPITVRISADEFLSDAGIPMPYIDISEGIKIAKAIEAEGVEAINVSCGTYESMNKAIEPISYPQGWRKDFIKAVKDEVSVPVIAVAKLREPQVAEELLQQGVMDFAAFGRPLLADPDFPIKAIEGRDDDICKCISCLFCFEELNKGSHVVCAVNPRTGFETKYPPREKTPEPKTVVVVGAGPAGLAAAVILKKHGHNVMVFEAENGIGGQVRIGKNPPKKDQLNWMIEYYEKKIKDLGIELRLGQKADAETVKSLNPDVVFIACGAKPIVPDIPGINSNHVYSVEQVLKGETDLKEKTVAVIGSGLTGLETAELLQQGGNKTIIVEMQDTIAPGSYIQNLIDIQSRLAKDNTEYMTSHQLIEILDNEIKMKNTKTGETVTRHVDAVVMSVGYEPDKSLIESFNGIAPKVLTIGDAKEVKNIGMATRSGYAAAYDI, from the coding sequence ATGAGTAGATTATTGGCACAAAAAGGTAAAATTGGTAATGTTGAGATTAAAAACAGAATGGTAATGGCAGCTATGGGTGACCTAATTGCCAATCCTGATGGTACAGTTTCTGATGCAGCAATAGCTTATTATGGAGCTCGATCCAAGGGTGGAATCGGACTTATTATAACAGGAATTGTACGAATTAACGACACAGATGGTGCCGCCGGTCCAAATCAGTTAAGCCTGGCAGATGACAAATATATTCCACGTTTTAAACTGCTGGTAGATGAGGTGCATAAATACGGTGCTAAGATTTTCCCACAAATTCAACATTCAGGGCGGCAGGGAATAGCAATGTTTACAGGAAACGACTATGTCTTAGCCCCCTCAGCAATTCCCAGTGCTATTACAAAACAACCAACACGCGCATTAACTATAGAACAGATACACCAATTGGTTGGTCAGTTCGGAGATGCCGCTCGACGAGCCATGGAAGCCGGTGCTGACGGTGTTGAAATTCATGCTGCCCACGGATATTTGATTAACCAGTTCCTCAGCCCATTTTCAAATAAACGGACTGATGAATATGGTGGATCATTTGAAAACCGTATGCGTTTTTTACTTGAAATCATGCGGGATGTAAGAGCTAAAACCCAGAACAAAATTCCCATTACGGTACGTATTTCAGCCGATGAATTCCTGTCAGATGCAGGTATTCCAATGCCATATATTGATATATCCGAAGGAATTAAAATTGCCAAGGCTATCGAGGCGGAAGGAGTAGAAGCCATAAATGTATCCTGTGGAACATATGAATCAATGAATAAGGCAATTGAGCCCATTTCATATCCCCAAGGTTGGCGTAAAGATTTCATCAAGGCAGTAAAAGATGAAGTAAGCGTGCCGGTAATAGCAGTTGCCAAGCTGCGAGAACCTCAAGTGGCTGAGGAATTGTTACAACAAGGGGTAATGGACTTTGCTGCATTTGGTCGTCCATTGCTTGCTGACCCTGATTTTCCTATTAAAGCAATTGAAGGGAGAGACGATGATATTTGCAAATGTATATCATGTCTTTTCTGCTTCGAGGAATTAAATAAAGGCAGCCATGTGGTATGTGCAGTTAATCCTCGTACCGGTTTTGAAACTAAATACCCTCCTAGGGAAAAAACTCCAGAGCCTAAGACAGTGGTTGTTGTCGGAGCAGGTCCTGCAGGACTTGCAGCTGCCGTAATCCTCAAAAAACACGGCCATAATGTTATGGTTTTTGAAGCAGAAAATGGTATAGGTGGTCAGGTGCGAATTGGCAAAAACCCACCAAAAAAAGATCAGCTTAATTGGATGATTGAATATTATGAGAAAAAGATTAAGGACTTGGGTATTGAATTAAGGCTAGGACAAAAGGCAGATGCTGAAACTGTAAAGTCACTCAATCCCGATGTAGTATTCATTGCATGCGGTGCTAAACCAATAGTGCCCGATATACCTGGAATCAATAGTAATCATGTGTATTCAGTAGAACAGGTTCTTAAAGGAGAAACGGATCTGAAAGAAAAAACTGTTGCCGTTATTGGTTCAGGGCTTACCGGTCTTGAGACTGCGGAATTATTGCAGCAGGGAGGTAACAAAACCATAATTGTAGAAATGCAGGACACCATTGCTCCGGGTTCCTATATTCAAAACCTTATAGATATACAGAGTCGTCTGGCTAAAGATAATACTGAGTACATGACATCTCACCAATTGATTGAGATACTGGACAATGAAATCAAGATGAAGAATACAAAAACCGGAGAAACTGTAACTCGGCACGTTGATGCAGTTGTTATGTCAGTAGGATATGAACCGGATAAAAGCTTAATTGAAAGTTTTAATGGTATTGCTCCAAAAGTATTGACTATCGGCGATGCCAAGGAAGTAAAAAATATAGGAATGGCAACACGTTCCGGCTATGCTGCTGCATATGATATTTAA
- a CDS encoding DUF5680 domain-containing protein has translation MIFSEKLSLIRKSKGYTQEQLAEILGVSRQAVAKWESGQSYPDISNLIQISEEFHVTVDYLVRDSVCQKKPTYLHRGQIEIVDFLIKAKKETYAGNGPESKSIYPGSYILEYREGDFLYIDTYYGGEAFIGEEVVWMKDTPVYGMNYCGRVIGDNFSGDFLKAALLAVPQDMPYRGPSFFEEQGYIYRCSTKGDMNWFQGYENIYYDNEKIYECYFHGGGIR, from the coding sequence ATGATTTTTTCTGAGAAGCTGTCCCTTATCCGCAAAAGTAAAGGGTATACACAAGAGCAGCTGGCTGAAATACTGGGAGTATCCAGACAAGCTGTTGCAAAATGGGAGTCCGGACAATCATATCCTGACATAAGTAATTTAATTCAAATAAGCGAAGAGTTTCATGTTACGGTGGATTATCTGGTGAGAGACAGTGTTTGTCAAAAAAAGCCTACATATTTACATAGAGGGCAAATTGAAATTGTGGATTTTCTCATTAAAGCAAAAAAGGAAACCTATGCAGGCAATGGACCAGAGTCAAAAAGCATATACCCTGGCTCCTATATTCTGGAGTATAGGGAAGGCGACTTTCTTTACATCGACACTTATTATGGCGGGGAAGCATTTATAGGGGAAGAAGTGGTTTGGATGAAAGATACACCGGTGTATGGTATGAATTATTGCGGCAGGGTAATTGGCGATAATTTTAGCGGTGACTTTTTAAAAGCGGCATTGTTAGCTGTTCCGCAGGATATGCCCTATCGCGGGCCAAGTTTTTTTGAGGAGCAGGGCTATATTTACCGGTGTAGTACCAAAGGTGATATGAATTGGTTTCAAGGTTATGAAAATATTTATTATGATAATGAAAAAATTTATGAATGTTATTTTCATGGGGGTGGAATAAGATAA
- a CDS encoding rhomboid family protein: MKRKYMNLACAKLIQEMDYLPATDEEGTIIQRENIITLQNYTGSELFIAELIDADTLSEEEIKNGIEFTRERMNELVEVNSLSYFQVFVFDSYPSQEILKIIQDASEEYSYNGKFIFYSIVNLQDKTITSYSKFKMPKNNPSTILQGILNENYYEMDFIDINQLAKEKLEKLKIKFVAKKPYLTYGLIAINIAVFIILNFISILTNTDYGDVIVEYGAKVNSKIISGEYWRLLTPVFVHAGISHLVVNCYSLFILGTLIERIYGHKKFIFIYMVAGIFGSIMSFMFSIYPSVGASGSIFGLMGALLYFGVENPTVFKKYFKKSIITTLILNAFIMFTVSNIDNFGHLGGLIGGFLASGIVKISHVPKKFLAKPVFIAVTIIALLGGLYYGFNSDANRQDLIFQKTKILDKLAKEKKWEEAASLGNEILEMNPANEKIHQLVITIIFQSYVELEDYDKIDEIVEYAKDFKPGYDHFLVGLMYLDLGKYQEGIAELEKAIEVNPEYKEKIDSIIESIKNYTD, from the coding sequence ATGAAGAGAAAATATATGAATTTAGCATGTGCAAAGTTAATACAGGAAATGGACTACCTGCCTGCTACTGATGAAGAAGGTACAATTATTCAACGTGAAAACATTATAACTCTTCAAAATTACACAGGCAGTGAACTTTTTATAGCTGAACTAATTGATGCTGATACGTTAAGTGAAGAGGAGATAAAAAACGGTATTGAGTTTACCCGAGAGAGAATGAATGAATTAGTTGAAGTGAACTCTCTGTCTTATTTCCAAGTGTTCGTATTTGACTCATATCCAAGTCAGGAAATATTAAAAATAATACAAGATGCAAGTGAAGAATACTCTTATAACGGTAAGTTTATTTTTTATTCCATCGTTAATTTGCAAGATAAAACAATCACCAGTTATAGTAAGTTTAAAATGCCTAAAAATAATCCTTCTACCATCCTTCAGGGCATTTTAAATGAAAACTATTATGAAATGGATTTTATAGATATTAACCAGTTAGCAAAAGAAAAACTGGAAAAACTAAAAATTAAATTTGTAGCTAAAAAACCTTATTTAACATATGGGCTTATTGCCATAAACATTGCTGTTTTTATCATACTTAATTTTATTTCCATTTTAACTAACACAGATTACGGAGATGTGATAGTAGAGTATGGTGCAAAGGTAAATTCAAAAATAATTTCAGGTGAGTATTGGAGACTTCTAACACCTGTTTTCGTACATGCAGGAATTTCTCATTTAGTGGTAAATTGCTATTCTCTTTTTATATTAGGTACACTCATTGAAAGAATATATGGTCATAAAAAATTTATTTTTATCTACATGGTAGCAGGTATTTTTGGCAGTATTATGAGTTTTATGTTTTCCATTTATCCATCTGTAGGGGCATCAGGTTCAATATTCGGGCTTATGGGGGCACTCCTTTATTTTGGAGTTGAAAACCCCACTGTATTTAAAAAATATTTCAAAAAAAGCATTATTACTACATTGATTTTAAATGCATTTATCATGTTTACAGTAAGTAATATAGATAATTTTGGTCATTTAGGCGGTCTTATAGGAGGCTTTTTAGCTTCAGGAATAGTCAAAATCAGCCATGTACCTAAAAAATTTCTTGCAAAACCTGTCTTCATTGCTGTTACTATTATTGCCCTTTTAGGGGGGCTGTATTACGGGTTTAACAGCGATGCTAACCGTCAAGATTTAATTTTTCAAAAAACAAAGATACTGGATAAACTGGCAAAAGAAAAAAAATGGGAAGAAGCAGCATCCTTAGGCAATGAAATTCTTGAAATGAACCCTGCTAATGAAAAAATTCATCAATTAGTTATCACTATAATTTTTCAGTCTTATGTGGAATTGGAGGACTATGATAAAATTGATGAAATAGTTGAATATGCCAAGGACTTTAAACCAGGATACGATCATTTCCTTGTTGGTCTTATGTATCTTGACCTTGGTAAATACCAGGAAGGAATAGCTGAATTAGAAAAAGCCATTGAAGTTAATCCTGAGTATAAAGAAAAAATTGACTCAATAATTGAGTCAATTAAAAATTATACTGATTAA
- a CDS encoding calcium-transporting P-type ATPase, PMR1-type: MAIPGLALKKENGIREKWQGLSEKEAQKRYEKYGPNILQEKKKISALKIFMEQFSDFMVLILLAATAVSIFMGEMTEAVTIIVIVVINAVLGFVQEYRTEKTMEALKELAAPTAKVMRDGKPVEIAAEEIVPGDLIILETGDRIPADAVLVESNNLFVDESLLTGESVPVEKFSDRDTTGSEKSSVYMGTNVTRGRGKAVVCSTGMMTEMGKIAGMIQDIEEEETPLQKRLDHLGKYIVFGCLIICAIVSLTGIIRGENLFTMLLAGISLAVAAVPEGLPAIVTIALALGVQRMLKKKALVRKLPAVETLGCATVICSDKTGTLTENKMTVRKMYTEDYVEVRGGSLSSKGEFISGFGIIDVKKKENLRLALEIGVLCNNAVMRKVKSSKQEKWELSGDPTEAALLVSGAKGGIFQEEINKEYKRIDEIPFDSERKCMSVICRNRKGESFVFTKGAADVIIEKCTKIYTSGGIVPLDEVKKKRILKINDDMAKEALRVLGLAYKRINRYSNFKEAESELVFVGLTGMIDPPRKEALNAVKKCNLAGIKPIMITGDHKITAYAIARELNICQEGDRVLTGKELEEMSDSKLQALVDEVAVYARVSPKHKLRIVKALKKKGHIVAMTGDGVNDAPAVKEADIGVSMGITGTDVTKEASSMVLMDDNFASIVSAIEEGRIIYSNIRKFIRYMLSCNIGEVLTMFLGMLMGLPLPLLPIQILWVNLVTDGLPAIALGLEPAEKDIMMRPPRGAKESVFSRGLLNLILFRGVIIGLSTLVVFISILKFSGDVSTARTAAFVTLVITQLIHVFECKSERKNIFEVPLFNNIPLVLAVICSLIMIIGVVYHPFFQKIFRTVALGHNEWVLIGGFSALGPVIASFFKVNAKYIRRR, translated from the coding sequence ATGGCTATTCCAGGGCTAGCTCTAAAAAAGGAAAACGGTATTAGGGAAAAATGGCAGGGATTAAGTGAAAAAGAAGCACAAAAAAGGTATGAAAAATATGGACCCAATATATTGCAGGAGAAAAAGAAAATTTCCGCCCTGAAAATTTTTATGGAGCAGTTTAGCGATTTTATGGTGCTAATACTCCTTGCGGCAACGGCGGTTTCTATTTTTATGGGGGAAATGACGGAGGCCGTTACAATTATAGTAATTGTTGTTATAAATGCAGTATTAGGATTTGTACAGGAATATAGAACCGAGAAAACCATGGAGGCACTAAAAGAGCTTGCGGCACCTACCGCTAAGGTGATGCGTGACGGAAAGCCGGTTGAAATTGCCGCAGAAGAAATTGTGCCCGGGGATTTAATAATTCTTGAGACAGGAGATCGCATTCCGGCAGATGCTGTTTTGGTAGAAAGCAATAATCTTTTTGTGGATGAATCTTTGTTAACAGGAGAGTCGGTGCCTGTAGAGAAATTTTCTGACAGGGATACCACCGGCAGCGAAAAAAGCTCGGTATATATGGGGACAAATGTTACCAGGGGAAGGGGAAAAGCAGTGGTTTGTTCCACAGGTATGATGACAGAAATGGGTAAAATTGCTGGAATGATACAGGATATTGAAGAGGAAGAAACCCCACTGCAAAAAAGACTTGACCATTTAGGAAAATACATTGTATTTGGCTGTCTTATAATTTGTGCCATTGTGTCTCTGACGGGAATAATTAGGGGGGAAAATCTTTTTACAATGCTTTTGGCCGGGATAAGTCTTGCAGTAGCAGCTGTACCGGAGGGCTTGCCGGCTATAGTTACAATAGCCCTAGCTTTGGGTGTACAGAGAATGCTTAAGAAAAAAGCCCTTGTAAGAAAGCTTCCGGCAGTTGAAACTTTAGGATGTGCAACTGTAATTTGCTCTGATAAAACTGGTACATTAACTGAAAACAAAATGACTGTAAGAAAAATGTATACAGAGGATTATGTAGAAGTAAGGGGAGGTTCTTTAAGCAGTAAAGGTGAATTTATTTCAGGGTTTGGGATAATAGATGTTAAAAAGAAGGAAAACCTAAGACTGGCATTGGAGATAGGAGTATTGTGCAATAATGCAGTTATGAGAAAAGTTAAGTCTTCTAAACAAGAAAAATGGGAACTTAGCGGAGACCCTACAGAAGCAGCTTTATTGGTGTCCGGGGCAAAAGGTGGGATTTTTCAGGAAGAGATAAATAAAGAGTATAAAAGAATAGATGAAATTCCCTTTGATTCTGAAAGAAAATGCATGTCTGTTATATGTAGAAACAGAAAAGGTGAAAGCTTTGTTTTTACAAAGGGTGCAGCAGATGTAATCATAGAAAAATGTACAAAGATATATACATCAGGGGGAATTGTACCTTTAGATGAGGTAAAGAAAAAAAGAATACTTAAAATAAATGATGATATGGCAAAAGAGGCATTGAGGGTCTTAGGTCTGGCGTATAAAAGAATAAACAGGTATTCTAATTTTAAGGAAGCTGAGTCGGAACTTGTATTTGTAGGTCTTACAGGTATGATTGATCCTCCCAGGAAGGAAGCTTTAAATGCAGTAAAAAAGTGCAACCTTGCCGGAATAAAGCCAATAATGATTACAGGGGATCACAAAATTACTGCATATGCAATAGCCAGAGAGCTTAATATATGCCAGGAAGGGGACAGGGTGCTTACCGGAAAAGAATTAGAAGAGATGAGTGATAGTAAACTTCAGGCATTGGTGGATGAAGTAGCGGTATATGCAAGGGTTTCTCCAAAGCATAAATTGAGAATTGTAAAAGCGCTGAAAAAGAAAGGACACATTGTTGCCATGACAGGGGACGGGGTAAATGACGCCCCTGCCGTAAAAGAAGCTGATATAGGCGTTTCCATGGGTATAACAGGTACAGATGTGACAAAAGAAGCATCATCCATGGTATTAATGGACGATAATTTTGCATCAATTGTATCTGCGATAGAAGAGGGAAGAATAATATACAGCAATATAAGAAAGTTCATCCGCTACATGCTTTCCTGCAATATAGGGGAGGTACTTACCATGTTTTTAGGGATGCTTATGGGGCTTCCCCTTCCGCTACTGCCTATACAAATTCTCTGGGTAAATTTGGTTACCGATGGACTTCCTGCAATAGCATTAGGGCTTGAGCCTGCTGAAAAAGATATAATGATGAGACCGCCGAGGGGGGCAAAAGAAAGCGTTTTCTCCAGGGGGCTTTTAAATCTTATACTTTTTAGAGGTGTTATAATAGGGCTTAGTACCTTAGTGGTATTTATAAGTATACTTAAGTTTTCAGGTGATGTTAGCACTGCAAGGACGGCAGCCTTTGTTACATTGGTAATAACCCAGCTGATACACGTTTTTGAGTGTAAATCAGAAAGAAAAAACATATTTGAAGTGCCTCTTTTTAACAACATACCTTTGGTTTTAGCCGTAATATGCTCTTTGATTATGATAATAGGTGTGGTTTATCATCCGTTTTTCCAAAAGATATTCAGAACGGTGGCACTAGGGCATAATGAATGGGTGTTGATAGGGGGATTTTCCGCCCTAGGACCGGTAATTGCCAGTTTTTTCAAAGTAAATGCAAAGTATATCAGGAGAAGGTAA
- a CDS encoding sensor histidine kinase produces the protein MRNSIGTRITLSIFIVVFIILLIFEAVFIIGVRQFYYGRALGILSDKAVSIANFYNMYLRYEDLYSKGTKILDNYEEEDRAELQIVDIEGNVLISSAAFLHTEKVDVKSIRTLKAGEFHSWRGRWDLSGQELLAVSTPLIVGNSDTIVGYLRLVSSIDEITAIVKDLILKSVFLSILILVLSLILAALLSGSIVKPIKHLTYVSRNIADGNFDIAAEKKYNDEIGELADTINFMTNEIKKSNSLKNDFISSISHEIRTPLTSIRGWAETLSQGLISEEETRQGIDIIQKESKRLTKLVEELLDFSRFESGRINMNFEKVDLNLLIKDVLKQYKIKFENKNLEIHYYLDEKITFVYGDSDRLKQVFINIIDNAYKFTNEGGKISVSSEHMPNGVKVTIEDTGIGIPSEEMVHVTEKFYKGSSKFSGNGLGLSISKEIIILHKGKIHIYSKEGKGTKVIVEFPANF, from the coding sequence TTGAGAAACAGCATTGGGACAAGAATAACATTAAGCATTTTTATTGTTGTATTTATAATCCTTTTAATATTTGAAGCGGTTTTCATTATAGGTGTGAGGCAGTTTTATTACGGAAGGGCTTTGGGGATTCTTTCTGATAAAGCGGTATCCATTGCAAACTTTTATAATATGTACTTAAGGTACGAGGATCTTTACAGTAAGGGAACTAAAATATTGGATAATTATGAAGAAGAAGACCGTGCAGAGCTTCAAATTGTAGATATAGAGGGGAACGTTTTAATATCTTCGGCAGCTTTTTTACATACTGAAAAAGTAGATGTTAAAAGTATAAGAACATTAAAGGCCGGTGAATTTCATTCATGGAGAGGCCGGTGGGATTTATCCGGCCAGGAGCTGTTAGCAGTATCAACTCCATTAATTGTAGGTAACAGTGATACCATTGTAGGTTATCTAAGGCTTGTAAGTTCTATAGATGAAATTACAGCCATCGTAAAGGATTTAATTTTAAAATCTGTTTTTTTAAGCATTTTAATTTTAGTTCTGTCACTTATCCTGGCGGCATTACTGTCTGGAAGTATTGTAAAGCCCATAAAGCACCTCACTTATGTTTCAAGAAACATTGCAGACGGAAACTTTGATATAGCTGCAGAGAAAAAATACAATGATGAAATAGGGGAATTGGCAGATACAATCAATTTTATGACAAATGAAATTAAAAAGAGCAACAGCCTAAAGAATGATTTTATTTCTTCCATATCCCATGAAATACGCACGCCCCTTACATCCATAAGAGGATGGGCTGAAACATTAAGTCAGGGCTTAATAAGTGAAGAGGAGACCAGACAAGGCATTGATATAATTCAAAAAGAGTCAAAAAGGCTTACAAAGCTTGTTGAGGAGCTTTTGGATTTTTCAAGATTTGAGTCAGGACGCATAAATATGAATTTTGAAAAAGTGGATTTAAATTTATTGATAAAAGATGTTTTAAAGCAGTATAAAATAAAATTTGAAAATAAAAATTTAGAAATACACTATTATTTAGACGAAAAAATAACTTTTGTTTACGGGGATTCAGACAGGTTAAAACAGGTTTTTATAAACATAATTGACAATGCATACAAGTTTACAAATGAAGGGGGAAAAATTTCAGTATCTTCAGAGCATATGCCAAATGGCGTTAAAGTAACCATTGAGGATACCGGAATAGGAATACCTTCTGAAGAAATGGTTCATGTTACTGAAAAATTCTATAAAGGGAGCAGTAAATTTTCCGGAAACGGTTTAGGTCTTTCTATAAGTAAGGAAATTATAATCCTCCACAAAGGAAAAATTCATATTTACAGTAAAGAAGGAAAAGGTACCAAAGTGATTGTTGAATTTCCTGCCAATTTTTAA
- a CDS encoding response regulator transcription factor has product MAAKILILEDDESIRSMLVVNFKKHNFSVYECATGEEALSVAQTHPDIDIAVLDIMLPGIDGVEVCKVLREKYPFMGIIMLTAKTQERDKVYALESGADDYVTKPFGISELMARVNSLLRRVKINTEIDKRKITQGKFEIDDSSKNFCKEGQKIDLTPTEFSIMKLFMENPGRAFDRDEILTKVWGEYYFGELKIVDVNIRRLRKKIEEDPSNPKYIETVWGVGYRWKEEGTS; this is encoded by the coding sequence ATGGCAGCTAAAATTTTAATATTAGAAGATGATGAATCAATAAGAAGCATGCTGGTGGTAAATTTCAAAAAACATAATTTTTCAGTTTATGAATGTGCAACGGGGGAGGAAGCCCTTTCCGTTGCACAAACCCATCCGGACATTGATATAGCTGTTTTGGATATAATGCTTCCTGGGATAGACGGTGTTGAAGTGTGCAAAGTCTTAAGGGAAAAGTACCCTTTCATGGGCATTATAATGCTTACTGCAAAGACCCAGGAGAGGGATAAAGTTTATGCATTGGAAAGCGGGGCTGATGACTATGTTACAAAGCCCTTTGGTATTTCAGAATTAATGGCCCGGGTCAATTCCCTTCTAAGGAGGGTTAAAATAAATACGGAAATTGATAAAAGAAAAATAACCCAGGGAAAGTTTGAAATTGATGATTCTTCGAAAAATTTTTGCAAAGAAGGCCAAAAGATAGATCTTACACCAACGGAGTTTTCCATCATGAAGCTGTTTATGGAAAATCCCGGCAGGGCATTTGACAGAGATGAGATTTTAACAAAAGTCTGGGGAGAATACTATTTTGGTGAACTGAAAATAGTGGATGTGAATATAAGAAGGCTTAGAAAGAAAATAGAAGAAGACCCTTCAAACCCAAAGTACATTGAAACCGTCTGGGGTGTGGGATACAGGTGGAAGGAGGAGGGGACTTCTTGA